A DNA window from Macadamia integrifolia cultivar HAES 741 chromosome 4, SCU_Mint_v3, whole genome shotgun sequence contains the following coding sequences:
- the LOC122077334 gene encoding NAC domain-containing protein 83-like produces MEKLNFVKKGIVKLPPGFRFHPTDEELVLQYLKRKVFSFPLPASIIPEADVCKNDPWDLPGDLEQERYFFSTKEAKYPNGNRCNRATGSGYWKATGIDRKIVTSTTNQVVGMKKTLVFYRGKPPHGSRTDWVMHEYRLASSVAAPSVLPEKNATQNSTVDMENWVLCRIFLKKRSTKNDEENFSQPWKENRVGNLRMGRPSFIDFMRVKNKNEPVPAPVPSSSSSSCSGSSGITEICSSGSDHEESNSCCNSFSSSYCSRDS; encoded by the exons ATGGAGAAGCTAAATTTTGTTAAGAAAGGAATAGTAAAACTACCTCCAGGCTTCAGATTCCATCCTACGGACGAAGAGCTCGTCCTTCAGTATTTGAAGCGCAAGGTGTTTTCTTTTCCATTGCCCGCTTCAATCATCCCTGAGGCCGATGTCTGCAAGAACGATCCATGGGATTTACCAG GTGATTTGGAGCAAGAGAGGTACTTTTTCAGCACCAAAGAAGCCAAGTATCCCAATGGAAACAGATGCAACAGAGCAACAGGTTCTGGTTACTGGAAGGCAACTGGAATTGACAGGAAAATCGTAACTTCGACAACCAACCAAGTGGTGGGGATGAAGAAAACTCTGGTTTTTTACAGAGGAAAGCCACCACATGGTTCTAGAACGGATTGGGTCATGCATGAATACAGACTTGCTTCTTCTGTGGCTGCGCCTTCGGTTCTCCCAGAAAAGAACGCAACCCAA AATTCTACTGTGGACATGGAAAATTGGGTTCTCTGTCGCATATTTTTGAAGAAAAGGAGTACTAAAAACGATGAAGAGAACTTCTCCCAACCCTGGAAGGAGAACAGAGTCGGAAATCTCAGGATGGGTCGGCCTAGTTTCATTGATTTCATGAGGGTCAAAAACAAGAATGAACCAGTTCCAGCTCCTGTtccctcttcatcttcttcctcgtGTTCAGGTTCAAGTGGCATCACAGAAATCTGTTCCAGTGGATCAGATCATGAAGAGAGCAACAGCTGTTGCAAcagtttttcttcatcatatTGTAGTAGAGATTCATGA